The Flavobacterium sp. 1 genome contains the following window.
CCGACCGGTAAAAATAGACAAAGAAGTTTTTGAATTAACTCAAAGAGCACTTCATTTTTCAGAAATTACCAATGGCGGTTTTGACATCAGCTTCGCAGCGATGGATCGAATCTGGAAATTTGATGGTTCAATGACCAAAATGCCATCTGCGGAAGCGATTAAAAAATCGGTAGAAAAAGTGGGTTATAGAAATATTATTTTAGACAGCGTAAACTCAACCATTTTCTTGAAACTGAAAGGCATGAAAATTGGTTTTGGTGCTTTGGGAGAAGGCTATGCCACTGATAAATGCCGAGCGATGATGAAAGCCAAAGGCATTGAAGCCGGAATTATAAACGGCTCCGGAGACATGAGCACTTGGGGTAAACAGCCAAACGAAAAAGATTGGAATATTGGCATTACAAATCCCTTTGACACCGATAAACTTATTACTGCAGTTCCTATAAATAATGGTGCAGTTACCACATCTGGAAACTATGAAAAATTCGTCGTTTTTGATGGTAAACGCTATTCTCATATCATCAATCCTGCAACGGGTTATCCAGTTACCGGTTTGTGCAGCGTAACCGTTTTTGGCCCAAATGCAGAAACTGCCAACGGATTGAGCACTTCGTTAATGGTATTAGGAAAAACAGCAGGCCTAAAATTACTCCGCCAATTCCCCGATTACAGCTGTCTAATGATTACTGATAATGGAAAAATAGTAAAATCCAAAA
Protein-coding sequences here:
- a CDS encoding FAD:protein FMN transferase, with the translated sequence MSRKFLLLCLIVFCFTGNSQVLRKRTTLLMGGRFDISIVAKDSLSAEQNIDAVIAEITRIEYLISDWKPTTQVSEVNQNAGIRPVKIDKEVFELTQRALHFSEITNGGFDISFAAMDRIWKFDGSMTKMPSAEAIKKSVEKVGYRNIILDSVNSTIFLKLKGMKIGFGALGEGYATDKCRAMMKAKGIEAGIINGSGDMSTWGKQPNEKDWNIGITNPFDTDKLITAVPINNGAVTTSGNYEKFVVFDGKRYSHIINPATGYPVTGLCSVTVFGPNAETANGLSTSLMVLGKTAGLKLLRQFPDYSCLMITDNGKIVKSKNFKIKKIKSHL